The following coding sequences are from one Granulicella arctica window:
- a CDS encoding EAL and HDOD domain-containing protein — MKNLITSRLQYRTPKTGNSFTEQKEASWIPSDFCSHLFIALQPIFNRHRKIFGYEALSRSGWDNQFTDDLQSATQIMIGDWMLDTPNRLTGESAIFLNCAREDLVGGLLTLLPAPTVLEVLETVEADEEVIAACRRLKALGHQIALDDFQLCEEMEGLIELADYVKVDFRLSSQEERSEILSYLRGKPILLIAEKIETQEEFEAAVADGFQLFQGYYLARPALFSKRSIPPS; from the coding sequence TTGAAGAACTTAATTACATCGCGGTTGCAATATAGGACTCCAAAGACGGGTAATAGTTTTACAGAGCAGAAGGAAGCTTCCTGGATACCATCTGACTTTTGTAGTCACCTTTTTATTGCTCTCCAGCCCATATTCAATCGTCACAGAAAAATCTTCGGCTACGAAGCGCTGTCCCGCTCCGGATGGGATAACCAGTTCACTGACGACCTTCAATCCGCAACACAGATAATGATTGGGGACTGGATGCTGGATACTCCCAACAGGCTCACAGGAGAATCCGCCATCTTCCTGAATTGTGCTCGCGAAGATTTAGTCGGGGGCTTGTTAACATTGCTTCCAGCTCCGACAGTGCTTGAGGTACTCGAAACGGTTGAGGCTGATGAAGAGGTTATCGCTGCCTGCCGCAGACTGAAAGCGTTGGGTCACCAGATCGCGCTCGATGACTTTCAGCTTTGTGAAGAGATGGAGGGTTTGATCGAACTGGCAGACTATGTGAAGGTCGACTTTAGGCTTTCTAGCCAGGAAGAACGAAGTGAAATTCTCAGCTATCTGCGAGGCAAACCCATACTGCTCATCGCGGAAAAAATCGAAACACAGGAAGAATTTGAAGCAGCAGTCGCAGATGGATTCCAGCTTTTCCAGGGATACTATCTGGCACGCCCCGCGCTCTTCTCCAAACGAAGCATCCCTCCCTCATAA
- a CDS encoding TPR end-of-group domain-containing protein, giving the protein MPTIDPFSKPGELDPERIELIRGHLKDVISSPAFAGSRRAQDFLQLIVEHALAGRFDSLRERMIGAEMFGRPIGYDTANDAVVRVKATEVRKKLAQYYQESVKPLGIRIELPIGSYVPRFHVESWEKLSGLPSESPPVASGQQGTIGEEEPSYAAGESARRTLRGSVGIVAGMVLIVAIGFIGFKVWSKKASAKPEVHAIAILPLQNLSGDPRQEYFADGMTEELIADLGQVSLLRVISRTSVMSYKGTKKTLPEIGRELGVDAIVEGSVLREGNEVRITAQLIDAKTDQHIWARSYVRDLTSVLALQGEVAQTIADEISINVTPQEQARLTRPRPVSEEAQDLYLLGIHLLNSGDPRRASNYLQEAIDKDPNYAPAHAALANAYGWLGEAGWLPYAAAFPRQKAEATKAIEIDDALPEGHIELANAVMDLSWDWTTCERELKRTLELNPNSASTHSTYSSYLLRVGRLHEAIEETKRDLELDPVSSRSFMRAGFIYYYARQYDEAEAQLQRSTALEPSPAEVLFPLAVIHEEKGMYQEAIDGFQKLGDQPHALGHMGNAYARAGRVAEAHDMISKLQGHVEKDGVGRYEIALVYAGLGDKDGAFGWLEKAFAAHDKGLTYLKIDPCMDPLRSDPRFQDLVRRVGFPS; this is encoded by the coding sequence ATGCCTACGATTGATCCATTCTCGAAGCCGGGCGAACTAGATCCGGAACGGATCGAATTGATTCGGGGGCACCTCAAAGACGTGATTTCCAGCCCCGCCTTTGCAGGGAGCAGGCGAGCCCAGGACTTTCTTCAGCTGATCGTGGAGCATGCGCTTGCGGGCAGATTCGATAGCCTGCGAGAGCGCATGATTGGGGCCGAGATGTTCGGACGCCCGATCGGTTATGACACCGCGAACGACGCCGTGGTCCGGGTTAAGGCCACGGAGGTTCGAAAGAAGCTGGCACAGTATTATCAGGAATCAGTAAAACCGCTCGGCATTCGCATCGAACTTCCGATTGGGTCGTATGTGCCGAGATTTCACGTGGAGTCCTGGGAGAAGCTATCCGGTCTGCCCTCGGAATCTCCCCCTGTAGCTTCCGGTCAGCAAGGGACCATAGGAGAGGAAGAGCCATCCTATGCAGCGGGGGAGTCGGCGCGACGTACCTTGCGTGGATCGGTTGGCATCGTGGCCGGCATGGTTCTTATTGTGGCAATTGGCTTTATCGGCTTCAAGGTATGGTCGAAGAAGGCGAGTGCAAAGCCCGAAGTTCATGCCATCGCGATTCTGCCTCTACAAAATCTCTCTGGAGACCCACGGCAGGAATATTTTGCCGATGGCATGACGGAAGAATTGATTGCGGATTTGGGGCAGGTCTCTTTGTTACGTGTCATCTCCCGGACCTCGGTGATGAGCTATAAGGGGACAAAGAAGACGCTGCCCGAGATCGGCCGCGAATTGGGTGTGGATGCTATTGTGGAAGGGTCTGTGCTGCGTGAGGGCAACGAAGTGCGTATCACTGCTCAGTTGATCGATGCCAAGACCGATCAACATATCTGGGCACGTAGCTACGTGCGTGACCTGACCAGTGTGTTGGCATTGCAGGGCGAGGTGGCGCAGACGATTGCCGATGAGATCAGCATTAATGTGACGCCGCAGGAACAGGCGCGTCTGACGCGTCCGCGCCCGGTTAGCGAGGAGGCCCAGGATCTATATCTCTTGGGGATTCACTTGTTGAATTCGGGAGACCCTCGTAGGGCTTCCAATTATCTACAGGAGGCAATCGACAAAGACCCCAACTATGCGCCCGCGCACGCTGCATTGGCGAATGCCTATGGTTGGTTGGGTGAAGCCGGTTGGCTCCCTTATGCCGCGGCTTTTCCCAGGCAGAAGGCAGAGGCGACCAAAGCTATCGAAATAGATGATGCTCTTCCTGAAGGTCACATCGAGCTTGCGAATGCCGTCATGGACCTAAGCTGGGACTGGACCACCTGCGAAAGAGAGCTCAAGCGAACGCTCGAACTCAATCCGAACTCGGCATCGACGCATTCGACGTATTCCAGTTATCTGTTGCGAGTGGGGCGGCTGCATGAGGCGATTGAAGAGACAAAACGAGATCTTGAGCTCGATCCTGTTTCCAGTCGCTCATTTATGCGTGCGGGATTCATCTACTACTATGCCCGTCAGTATGACGAGGCGGAAGCCCAACTTCAAAGGTCAACTGCTTTGGAACCTAGTCCGGCCGAGGTCCTTTTCCCTTTAGCTGTTATTCACGAAGAGAAAGGGATGTATCAAGAAGCTATAGACGGGTTTCAAAAGTTAGGCGACCAACCACACGCCTTAGGCCATATGGGCAATGCCTATGCTCGAGCGGGACGAGTCGCCGAAGCGCACGATATGATTTCAAAGTTGCAAGGACACGTGGAGAAAGACGGCGTAGGAAGATACGAGATCGCGCTGGTTTATGCTGGGCTGGGCGACAAGGATGGTGCCTTCGGATGGTTGGAAAAGGCGTTTGCAGCGCATGACAAGGGGCTTACCTATCTCAAAATAGATCCTTGCATGGATCCGCTGCGTTCAGATCCTCGCTTCCAGGATCTTGTCAGACGTGTTGGCTTCCCGTCATAG